TGCCCGCCGCTCAGGGTGAGTCCATCTCGCTGTCCCATATCGGCAACGCTAATCGTATAGCTATCTATCTGGCTTAGCCGCTGCACGCCTGCGCCGTCGTTGCCCGGCGATGCCGCCGGGGCCGGCAGGGTCAGCGGCGCGGCCGGATCGGCATTCTGCGGCTGAGCCGGCGTTTGCGGGCTGGTCGGGGAGCTATTAAACGGCGGCAACGGTGGAAAATCAGGCGGCAGAGTGGGCGCTGCCGCCGACGTCAACACCGGCAACAGCGCAGTGGCGAGCAGCGCGCGGCGCAGCAGTCGCCGGTGAAGTACGGTGAACGGCAGCCGATACCCCGTCATACCGCATCACCCTGTACGTCGTTTTTCTCCGCCTGACCAGCCACCGTCCTGGGGTGTTTGTTGCCGCGGATAGCGTACCAAAACAGCTCCAGCACGCAGCGAATGATCCCCAACAGCGCGTTAAGCGGTTTATCCTGCGGATAAGGAGGATTAATCCAGGCATCGGCACGGGTCAGCACCACGCGTACCAGTTCCCGCCGTTTCGACAGCGGCATATCCTCAAACTCCAGCCGCAGGATTTCATCAGTGGCGTCGATAACCTGCACAGGAATACAGACGGCGCCGGACTGCAGCAGCAGTTCAACCTCTTCGATGACGTCGTTCTTATAGCGTTCGTCTGGCGTAACCAACTGCACGCCGCCCATGGAAAGGTTCAGCGTGCGCGTGCGCAGCGAGATGCCGCTGGCGAAATGAATAATGGCCGGGATTTCGACATCGATGCGGATAGTCTGCCGCACCTGACGGGTTTCGCGCGCAACGGCGATAGCGGCCAGCAGGATCAGGATATTGAAGCTAGCCCAGAATACGTTGAGAAAAATAACCTGCGGATTCATACCAATATAGTGATCCATCAGGGTACGCGTACTCCCCCAGATAATCCCCAGAATCAACAAGACGGTGACAATAATGTGCGGTCGCACGATATTGAAGTCGAAGTAGCCCTCTTCCAGCAGCCGGCCTTTATCGGTAACGTTGAATTTGCCGCGTTTGGGGGAAAATAGCGTGACCAGCGTCGGGATAATGATATGGAACATGATCACCGTGTCGTAGATTTCACCCCAGAACGAGTAGCGGTGGCGCCCGTTGATGCGCGAGTTGGCATAGATCGACAGCACCAGATGCGGCAGAACATAGGCGAAAATCATCGACGCGGATGAGGCGATAATATTCTGGTTAAACAGCAGGTAGGCCAGCGGGGCGGTGACGAACACCAGGCGCGGCAAACCGTACTGGAAATAGAGCATGGAGTTGAGGTAACAGATACGCTGCTGCCACTTCAGCCCGCGGCCCAGCAACGGATTATCTATCCGGAAGATCTGCGTCATGCCGCGCGCCCAGCGGGTGCGCTGAATGATATGCAGCGCCAGGCGCTCCGTCGCCAGCCCGGCGGCGAGCGGAATGGCCAGGAACGCGGCGTGCCAGCCGCGCCGCTGCAGCTTGAGCGAGGTATGGGCGTCTTCGGTAACCGTTTCGACCGCGAACCCGCCGATCTCCTCCAGCGCACTGCGGCGAATGACCGCGCACGAGCCGCTGAATGAGGTGGCGTCCCAATTATCGTTGCCCTGCTGAATCGGACCGTAGAACAGGTCGTTTTCGCCGGGGATGTGGCGGGCGACGGACAGATTGCGCTCAAACGGATCCAGAGAGTAGAAGTAGTGCGGCGTCTGAATCAGCGCCAGCTTCGGATCGGTCAGAAAGCCGCCCACCGTGGCCTGTAGAAACGCGCGCGTGGCAACGTGGTCGCAGTCGAAAATGCAGATCAGCTCGCCCTGAGTCAGCGTCATGGCGTGATTCAGGTTCCCCGCCTTGGCGTGTTTATTATCGTTACGAGTAATGTAGCCAACGCCCGCGTCGGCGGCGAACACGGCGAACTCGCTGCGTTTGCCGTCGTCCAGCAGATAGACCTTGATTTTATCCCTTGGATAATCAATACATTGTGCGGCAAGCACCGTATCGCGCACCACGCTCAGGCTTTCGTTATAGGTGGGAATATAGACGTCGACCGTCGGCCACTGGCTGGTGTCCGCCGGCAGCGGCTGGATGCCGCGCTGCAGGGGCCAGCTGGTTTGCACATAGCTGAAGATCATCATGGTCCAGGCGTACAGTTCGGCAAGAAATAACCCAATGCCCAGCACCGTTTCGATCACCGAATTAAAATGAAGCGTTTCGGTCGCGCGCCAGTAAATATAGCGCGAGGACATTAAAAAACACATCACCATGATAATGATATTGGTTTTTCGGCTGCGCGCGCGACCGAGCAAAAAAACGGTAACGATTGACACCAATCCGAAAAAAAGCTGCTTATCGCTATCCATCGGCGTGATGATGATAACCAGGATAAGCGGCGACAGCAGCAGTATCAGCAATGAAAAAAGGAATTTATTCATTTTTTTGCTTGCCAGATAAAATAATTAGTAAGGGCTATGTTTCGGCGCAGAATAAAATTCCCCACCCCCGACATTAACTTCCAAAATGGCCGCGACCTTTTTGCTAATCAAATCGATATCAAAGGCGGCGGCGGACACCGGGCTAAATTGGTGAATGGATTGTTGCGACGCATTGGCTTCCGGAACGCACTCATCACGGTGAATGGTGCCGAGCAGCTTGTCGCCCAGCCGTTGTTCGAAAAACAGAGTGACGTCGCGATTGAGCGGG
This window of the Brenneria goodwinii genome carries:
- the bcsA gene encoding UDP-forming cellulose synthase catalytic subunit encodes the protein MNKFLFSLLILLLSPLILVIIITPMDSDKQLFFGLVSIVTVFLLGRARSRKTNIIIMVMCFLMSSRYIYWRATETLHFNSVIETVLGIGLFLAELYAWTMMIFSYVQTSWPLQRGIQPLPADTSQWPTVDVYIPTYNESLSVVRDTVLAAQCIDYPRDKIKVYLLDDGKRSEFAVFAADAGVGYITRNDNKHAKAGNLNHAMTLTQGELICIFDCDHVATRAFLQATVGGFLTDPKLALIQTPHYFYSLDPFERNLSVARHIPGENDLFYGPIQQGNDNWDATSFSGSCAVIRRSALEEIGGFAVETVTEDAHTSLKLQRRGWHAAFLAIPLAAGLATERLALHIIQRTRWARGMTQIFRIDNPLLGRGLKWQQRICYLNSMLYFQYGLPRLVFVTAPLAYLLFNQNIIASSASMIFAYVLPHLVLSIYANSRINGRHRYSFWGEIYDTVIMFHIIIPTLVTLFSPKRGKFNVTDKGRLLEEGYFDFNIVRPHIIVTVLLILGIIWGSTRTLMDHYIGMNPQVIFLNVFWASFNILILLAAIAVARETRQVRQTIRIDVEIPAIIHFASGISLRTRTLNLSMGGVQLVTPDERYKNDVIEEVELLLQSGAVCIPVQVIDATDEILRLEFEDMPLSKRRELVRVVLTRADAWINPPYPQDKPLNALLGIIRCVLELFWYAIRGNKHPRTVAGQAEKNDVQGDAV